TCTCATTAAGGACCCTGAACTCATCCAGACGCCTCCTGGCGACCCCCTCGGACCTCTCGGTTTTCTCTATCCTGTTCATCAGCCTCCTGGTGTACCTCTGGTCCTGGGCAACCAGTGAGTAGCCCACAGGGTCAGGGCCCTCCTTTATGAGGGATATGAATAACTTGACAGGGATCCTCTCACCCCCCGGGGTGACGTAGTCAATCAGGACAAGTTCATGATGATAGTCACCCTTCACATGCCTTGAGGCATCCTTCACATACTCCAATTCGACCTCAAGGATTTCCTGGTGGTCCTCTGCTGTGAATCTCCTCCAGTCCTCACCGGCATGGATTCCAAGTTCAGCCTCCGCCCGGTAATTAATACGTGTCACCCTCCCCTCAGGGTCAAGGAGGATGACGAGGTCCGTGACCTTGTCGATTATGCTTTCACCTGCAAGGGAAGGGCTGATGACAGGGGGCGTGAGGGTTACCATGCCGGATATGCCTGCAAGGCCTGCAAGGCCTATCAGCTGCCCTGCCAGATTAACGGTCTGCATGTCCAGTGAGGGTAGGAAGGAGCTCAGGATCCACCCTCCGATGAGGCTGAGGGAGGATGTCATGAATATGATGGTTGAAATCTTTCTCTCATGGTAGAGGGGGGCCGTCCTTGCATGGTTCCATATGAGGGTTATGCCTGATCCGAAGTACCCGAAAATGTAGATCTGAAGGAGGAGCTCCAGGGGACGGTTCCTGATTATTTCAATCTGCCAGACTCCATTGACCATGGACACTGCAGGTGTTATCATTGAACTGCTGATTATGATGAAGAGGATGATGATGGGGGGTATTATTATGAGGGATCCGGCCTTATCCATCCTCCTGTCACCGGCAGAGAGTACAAGGGCGAAGTTAAGAAACAGTGCCGGTAGAAGACATAAACCGATCCCTGAGAGAGTATAGATCATGATGGCATGTCCCGGTTCAGTTAAAGCATCCATGACCGCGGGACTAACAGCCCAGAGGGCCATTGCAATGGAAATAAGAAAGAAACTCCACTGGAGGTTTCCCCGCTCCTTCCTAAGGGGGTAGGTGCCGATGATAAGGTAAAGTACGAATGCCAGTATTGAAAGGGTGCTGTAGATGTTCATCCGCCCACAATCCTATAATAAAATGAGGTGGTATACTCTAGTTAGAAGGAACAGTCTTTATAAAGTTTTCACCAGTAATCAGGAGGAACAGAATGTTATCATCCAATTCCATTGCAGAGTTCCTGATTAATTCAGGACTGGGAAGGGTTCTGAATTCAATTATAAGGCTTATAAACAGAATCATACCTAAAAGGGAAAACCAGATACTCTTTGAGAGCATACCTGATATTTCTGATAACCCATTCTACCTTTACAGTTACATGAAGGAACTTGGAGAGGATTACCGGTTTGTGTGGGTGGTTGACAGTATCCATAAGGATTTTGAGGAACCCCAGTATATCAGGAATACACCATCTGAGATCTGGCAGTTCTTCAGGTCAAGGTACATAGTAACATCCCATGGTCACCATCTGCTTATAAGGGCTGGAAATCAGGTTTTTGTGAACCTCTGGCATGGCATGCCCCTCAAGGCCATGGGGTATACAGAGCCCGCTGGGAAACCTGTTCTGCTCCTCCAGGGAGTGGATGATGAGAACTATTACATGATTGCAACATCAACCATAATGCGGAACGCCCTTGCAGCCTGCTTCAACCAGGACGCCAGGAGGATACACATAACCGGACAGCCAAGGAACGATAAACTCTTCAGGACACCTGAGGAAAAGACGGAATTTAATGGTGTTATACTCTACACACCAACCTACAGGGACACAGGTACCGATGCATCCATATTCAGTCTTCCAGACTACACTGAAGAGAAACTACAGGACTTTCTCAGGGAGAGGGGATTATGTTTCCTCGTGAAACTCCACCCCCTTGATAGGGGAGTTCGGATCCCCACAGGAGACAACATAAGGGTTCTTGAACCATCAGCTGACATCTATGACGTCCTTGCAGGTGTCGATGTCCTTGTAACAGATTATTCATCCATCTACTTCGATTTCCTCCTCCTGGACAGACCCATAATATTCACCGTACCCGACCTTGAGGAGTACAGGAGGGTCAGGGGCTTCGTCCTTGAACCCTTCGAGTTCTGGACGCCCGGACCCAAGGTGAGGACCTTCAGGGAATTCCTTGATGAACTTGAAAGATCCCTGAATGACCCCCAGTATTATGCGGGGGAGAGGAGAACGATCAATGAACTGGTGAACCATTACAGGGATGATAGATCATCGGAAAGGGTATACAGGCTTGTGTGGGGTTAAAAATGCGCATAGGGATACTTATACCTTCACTGGATGATACTGGAATGGCGAGGGCCGCTGCCCAGCTCTCCATCATGCTGGATCAGCTCTCACATGAGGTCCACATCATAACCGGCTACAGACACACGCCCATGCAGAATTATGAGGGCAAACTCCACATGCTGGATGTTAAACCAGCCATGGTGAATCAGAGCTTCCCTGAAAGGATAATGCTCTTCCTAAAACGCTTAACCGCTTTGAGGAAACTCAGGAGGATGCTTAAAACTGATGTGATGATCTCATTTTCTGAGGCCATGAGTATACAGAACATTCTAACAGCAGGGGATGAAGGGGTGATCATCAGCCACCACACCCTCCTTTCAAGGAATGAGAATCTCCAGGACATCTACGGGAAACTGGTGAAGTTCCTCATAAAGCTCCTCTATTCCAGGGCAGACCTTATTGTCCCTGTATCTGAAAAATCAGCTTCAGACCTTGTAAGGAACTTCAGCATAGACCCTGAACTTATAAGGGTTATACCTAATCCGGTACCTGTGGAGGAGATAGAAAGAATGGCCTCTGAAGACCTTGAAGGCTACCATGAAATCTTTAAAGATCCTGTAATTATAAATGCAGGCAGACTCACCCATGCAAAGGGACAGAGGTATCTTCTGAGAATATTCAGGGAGCTCCTGGATGATTTCCCTGACCTGAAACTTGTTATACTTGGTGATGGAGAACTCAGGGATTCCCTTCTGAAATTCTCCAGGGAACTCGGACTTAAGGTTTGTCATGATGCCCCTGATTCAGGGGACTTTCAGGTTTATTTCCTTGGTTTCCAGAAGAATCCTTACAGGTTTTTTTCACGTTCAAAGCTTTTTGTTCTGACATCATTAAGGGAGGCCCTCCCCATGGCCATAATGGAGGCCATGTCAGTCTTTCTTCCTGTGGTGGCATCAGACTGTGGGGGTACAAGAGAGATACTGGCTCCTGGCACCGACCCTGATATTGAAACATCCAGGGCTGAATTTGCAGCTTACGGTGTGCTCCTCCCGGTCTTCAGGGATGAAGTGGAGGCCGGTGACAAACTCACAGAACCCGAAAAGGTCTGGATCCAGGCACTCCGGAGAATACTTCAGGACCCCTCCATGATCGAATGCTACTCTAGGAGGGCCTCATCCAGGATGAATGATTTCAGATGGGAGAAAATAAGGGGTTTGTGGGAGTCTCTCCTTGATGATTTCCAGTTCAGGTGAGTTTTTCAAGGAAGTCATTACTTCTATGAATCCCGTGGCTATTTCATAATGTCTCCCAGGAACATGGCCCATTTATCAGCAATCCTCAGGGGGTCCCGGGTTTCAGTTATATGCTCTTTAAGTTTCTCACCCCACACAGGGCCCTTTGATGGGTTTTCAATAAACCTTATTAACTTTTCTATCATTTCACTATCATCTTCAGCTATTATACCATGAACATCGTCTTGGAGTTCCTCGAACTCTCCCCTGAACTTTGCAACCGGAACTCCCAGGTAACCTGCCTCCAGAACCGCGTAGCCAAGTTCACTCATATCATAGCCCAGGAGCATGATATCCGCTGATCTGACATGGCAGAGGAAGTCATCACGGTAACCCATAAACTCTATGCAGTCATCCTCAATTTCAGGGGACTCCCCGAAGACAAGAAGCCTGATCCTGCACCCTGCCTTCCTGTTAACCTCTGATATTACCTCCGCGAGCCTCTGGATGCTCAGAACCTTTGAACCGCCTAT
The sequence above is drawn from the Methanothermobacter wolfeii genome and encodes:
- a CDS encoding glycosyltransferase; protein product: MRIGILIPSLDDTGMARAAAQLSIMLDQLSHEVHIITGYRHTPMQNYEGKLHMLDVKPAMVNQSFPERIMLFLKRLTALRKLRRMLKTDVMISFSEAMSIQNILTAGDEGVIISHHTLLSRNENLQDIYGKLVKFLIKLLYSRADLIVPVSEKSASDLVRNFSIDPELIRVIPNPVPVEEIERMASEDLEGYHEIFKDPVIINAGRLTHAKGQRYLLRIFRELLDDFPDLKLVILGDGELRDSLLKFSRELGLKVCHDAPDSGDFQVYFLGFQKNPYRFFSRSKLFVLTSLREALPMAIMEAMSVFLPVVASDCGGTREILAPGTDPDIETSRAEFAAYGVLLPVFRDEVEAGDKLTEPEKVWIQALRRILQDPSMIECYSRRASSRMNDFRWEKIRGLWESLLDDFQFR
- a CDS encoding CDP-glycerol glycerophosphotransferase family protein, which codes for MLSSNSIAEFLINSGLGRVLNSIIRLINRIIPKRENQILFESIPDISDNPFYLYSYMKELGEDYRFVWVVDSIHKDFEEPQYIRNTPSEIWQFFRSRYIVTSHGHHLLIRAGNQVFVNLWHGMPLKAMGYTEPAGKPVLLLQGVDDENYYMIATSTIMRNALAACFNQDARRIHITGQPRNDKLFRTPEEKTEFNGVILYTPTYRDTGTDASIFSLPDYTEEKLQDFLRERGLCFLVKLHPLDRGVRIPTGDNIRVLEPSADIYDVLAGVDVLVTDYSSIYFDFLLLDRPIIFTVPDLEEYRRVRGFVLEPFEFWTPGPKVRTFREFLDELERSLNDPQYYAGERRTINELVNHYRDDRSSERVYRLVWG